The Triplophysa dalaica isolate WHDGS20190420 chromosome 14, ASM1584641v1, whole genome shotgun sequence DNA window CATTACACTGTCtacagaggtgtataaagacctttcatTATGAATCATTATGTTTTTGTTCcctttgaatgagctatttctatctacatataccaCCGTTCACCTTACATCGTATTGCCAATGTTGTTTCTATTGTACCCatgaacggacaaactgctctacaaagcgTGATTCGTAAATACGTTGTCTCCTTCGGCAAAaaagcgaaaacgtgatgacatcttagttctgttcagccaccatagtgcttcgaaaggtaGGGGTGGAgcgagccgttggttgcaattctcaacctcTACACTAGATGCCGTTAAAATCTCCAAATCGCtccttttaatgtaaatatacaatgtGGTACTTTTTACTTGATACCCTCACATGTTCTGATTAAATGCCATGATGTTGCATCCAATTGCCGTATTTTAGCAAACTGTATGTATGGACTTGACTCATGCAAGAAAGGTCACATCACCTCTACAAAGGTCATTGTTTGTGGGAGGACGCCAGGGAAATGCAGTCCTCCTCAGCATCATCTGTTGTGTCCATGCTAGGGCTCCTTAATTGTTTTGGCCGCAATCCAGCGCTGCAGCTCTCTTTAATTTAGCTTAAATTTTCCAATAGAACCACAGATTGACAGTTTAACTTAGCCATGGGTCTTGGGCGCATCCCGCGTCTGATGCAAAATCAAAGTCATTTGTGCCTTCATCTGGGCAGGACGGTACATCTCCAGCCAGCCGGCTACATCAAGATAATTGCTTGTGAAAGAACGAGATTAGTTCTCTTTGTGAGAAATCTGATTGTGAGGATTGAATCTGATTGTGTGAATTGGATGATAGTATAACAAGCGTGACCTTGTTCTCTGCCTGCAGAGTAAATAATTAGCGCCTGCATATGGGCAGTGTTACTCGGCGTCGGCGAAAAGGCAAAGGGTGGAAAAGTGACAGTTTCTAACAGGAGAAACAGATCTAATCCAATTTATTGTCTTCTGCAATGAACTAAATTGAAGTGACCTCCGCCAAAGTTTATGGCCAGTGTGGTGTCCTAACAAGCCAAAAGACACGTGGACAAACAGTAGGACATCACAGATGTATAGCTGCCAGTCTAGTTGAATTGCCTGTGCTACACAACATCTTCGGTTGACCTGGCAAAGAAGTTTGAacagtgaaaattctgtcatcatttgctcactcacttgtcatttcaaacctgtatgactgtagaacacaaaagaagatcttttgaagaaccTTGGTAACTGAACGACGGCAATACCCATTGACAtacaatacaatagaagtgaatgggtaccgttgttgtttggttaacaacattattcaaaatatatttggagcTAGTGTTAGTTAAATCCATCTATAAATGtcatataaaaactgaaaaacactttccATGTCCATCATATGACAGGGAATGGATAAAAAAAATGGATCATATGCAAAATGCACTTCATGCAATTGATCAAATTATTACCTCTGTTAGATGTCGTAGTCCCTAAACAACtgatgaaaaaacaacattgaatATCAGCATTTCTTCCACATACAGTAACTTAACACAGCTTTGAGGAAACcgggaagaaaaaacaaaatttacacAGCACAAAGCAACCTAATCCAATGCATACTTCTCATGTGCTGTTTTAAAGGCTCCCTCCAGAGAAGGAAGAAAAGAGAGTTGATGTTCTCAGACGGGCTGCGAACAGAACCATTAAAGGGGCCGATGGAGATGGCGACAGTAATTGTCACACAGGAGGAGAGAGCGGTAACCGCTATGCCAGGTTTTAAATGAACTGATTGCATCTCTGTGGCTgccaaaatggtaaaaaaataagttgtgtGTCTTATTTTCACAGTTTCCGCTTGGTTATTATATGTCCTACAACAGTAGAGAGGGAAAGGGGATCGGCCAGAGTGCCTTTGTTCTGCATGGCATCACATTCTCTCCTGCTTTTAGTGTGCCCATGAGCGAGGTGCTTTTAAAGAAGAGCCTGGGGAAATGAGTTATCTCCACTCTACATGCAGGGAAAACCCTGCCATTAATCTTTAATTAAGGCTGTTACAATGGAGAGGGACACTGCAGTaataggagagagagagagagcgatggGGGTTCGCTATAACAACAGGAGAGAAGCCAGAGAGTGGGAGAGTAGAGAGCTGGAGTGCAAGAGCACATTAGTAGGAGCTCATTGAACCATCATCAAAACACGTCCTCTCATCATCTAACAGACTTTGAAGAGGACCTGCGCCTCTTTTGCAAATAAAGAGACAATTCCACTATTGTTATATGGAGTATtgacatttctaaaatataGCAGGGTTGTATGGCTAATGGATGTGTGATATTTGGATGTTGGTGGGCGcgatctgtgttttgttttgttcacgCCCTTGCTGGGCGACTGTGAATTAATGTTTTGCTTAATGACTCATTGCATGCAAATTGATCTTTAACACTCTCTGTTATTGCTTAAAATTAGATTTATACAGATTCCCATCACCAACCGTGTATGTCTCCAcatgcataaaaataaagtttcttcAAATCTTAGATTTTGCTGAGGGCAATGTCCTTTTTTGTAGAGACATGTCACCTTATATGGTTCTCgagttttaatacatttttggttaGTTTCTACACACTACATTCTGTATTTTGTAAATGGAAATGTTCACATAgtgggatagttcatccaaaaaaactgtaataatttacaataatttacatttaaattgttctAAACCTAtacaagttttatttttctgttaaacacaaagtacgatatttggaggaatgtcagtaaccgaaaagatctcatcctccatttactgccataataGGGAAAATAAAAGCTATGGGAGACaaagggggatgagatctgtttggttactgacattcttccaattatcttcCTTTGCAACAAGTTAGgttcaacataaaacacacattttcttatCAAGAACATAGAACTCAACAACACTCAAACAGGTTCTTCTATCATCTCAGGCTGCAAAATATTTTCGAGTGCCAATGCGATCAGTTTGACAAATAGAAGCCTTCAACTCATTCTCATGTCATAGTATCTCTCTGTAGTAAAACACAGGGCTCTATCACCGAGTGATGACCACCATCAGCTAAATACAGCAGCTCTATTGCGAGAGAGTGTCATCATACAGTAGTTAATACTTATGAAAATTTTAATGGTTTACTGATGAAAGCTGTATAGAAGAGAAGGAGCCCAGAGCTACATTCCGGGGGGAGCAGAAGGATAAATGAGACTAATTATTGGATGTGGGTAGATCCGGCTCCAGCGCCCCTAGTGATATGTGACAGCGGTTGAAAAGAGCCAGATGTGGGACTCCACCTTGCTGCATGGCAGTGATGGGATATTAAACCAAAGAGGCTCTGGGGAGAGCAAGCGCAGCCAAAAATGGTCCATTCCAACACCTGTGGCATTATGTGTCTAGGCCTACAGATAAACACCTGCTTATGGGTTTAAGAGCACGCTAACTGGCTAATGATTGCCATGAAATGGGCCATTGTTCTTATCGGGGAGGGATTTGGGGTCTATCTTTTCTCCCTCCGGGTTCATCTTAGCATCAACACCTGCAGCCATTGCTGTAATTGAATCAGGAAAAAATGGAACTGTGCTTGGTCAGTgatgcataaatatttattgcGAGCAACCATCATTTCTTAACTTGAAAACATGGTTTTCTGTTTTTGGCTGGGTTAGAACAATTTTGTTGGTCGCCATGTCTGGCCGAGCAGGTGTTATGCTGGTCTCCAAATCTGATGTGTTCGAAATCCTcctggaaaacagaatcagCTAATAGCATCAAAGACAGGTAGGCTGTTTATTCAGCAAAGCTTAAAGAAAGTCCTTGATGCAGtctttaacacacctgatttaaccACGTCGACCAGATGTTCTTTTTGTATTGAAATGGACTCTTCTGAAATCCCTTAACCGTTCCATTCTGCGTGCGttgaaacatgtttattttttaaaacaggaaAGCAGACGTGTTTCGGTGGAACGTGGCACTCGTGTCTCAGCCACTGTTTGTTTCACAATGACACACCCACCCCCGaacacatcaacacacagaTCACATCCTTGTCATAGCAGCTTCCCGTGAGCACGAGAGCATCTTATCTCAAAGGGACCTTAGATCAGTGGCCGTCAGACAGTCGGTGGCTTATTACAAGACATTCATCACCCACATCTCTGTTTTGAGCTCCTCTGCTCCTTGGGGAACAGCTTTTACGACCTTTTGTTTACCCATCAATCTGTTCATGCTTTTCTTTTCGATCCTCTTCATCACGTCTTTCCCTGACACCCGTATCACTAGGCTCTTAAACCATTCAAAAAACCCATATAAATGCCAACAAGttcctctgtttgttttggatgTTGATCCAACAACAAATAACGTATGATCACAGTCAAGCTTTGATTGCTCTTCGGGGCAGGAGTGGACGGCTAtcatgtgaatattttttatgtcgGACCATATGAAAGTTAATAGCACTATTTATGGTGCTATTTATAATGTGGCATTCATGTCATTGGTGGTATGTATGATTTACTACCGCAGTcattgtaatactgtaaatagcTCACAATATTAGTGGTCATTCAAACAAATGGACTGGTGTCAATAAAATCATTCAATACATCAATACCTTTTCGTTTCAGGTTTGGTTTGTTTGATGTATAAGCATGTTATCTGAAAATGTTTGACTGTCAACCAATAGTTTGCTTTTCTTGAAgtgaacaatggcggtacccattcacttctgttgtatagacacaaaaccaatgcaagtcaatggggaccgccgttatttggttatcaacattcttcaaaatatcttcttttgtgttctacagaagaaagagagtcatataggtttgaataTACAAGAGGGTGGGCAAATGATTTTGGGGATCTCTTTAAATACTTTCAATGCAGGAAAATGATTTAACCTACTTTTACATGCCCTTTAACAATGAACCAAATAAAACATGCGtttgacattttttgtaatGTACCCAAATTTAAAACCTATGACCTATGATTAATTTATCACAGGACAATATTTGTGATTGATTTTGCTTTTACAGTCCCTAAAGTATTCAACTacaatgaagaaaaaatgactttcttactgtttttcttgttttccagttaaaatgtcaaaacattcttgaatcaagaagcattttctcGATTAGCaaactgacctaagaaaataagtgtgttttttagtgaaaaaaaatgaaatttccgTGATTGTTCTTAAAAAAGGCCAATGATAgaatttttcttaccccattggcagatttttgggcttgtttttagcacaaattcactgaaattaataatatttttactaaagacaaaacttattttcttattttgctcatcaagaaaatgcatcttgattcaaaattttttaggcatttttactgtaaaacaagaaaaaaagactgatttaaagcatttattgcCTTTCCTTTTTCACATCCTTGAGGTTTAGAAACATAAAGTACTTTTTCCACCATAAAGCAGGAGTAAATATTCATAATTCAGCCTGAAGTTTTGCTCAGGAGATGCCGTTCATTGCAAATTCAGCCCCCGTGCTGTcacattaacaacgcaatgtGGATGTGCTGGTAAATCTATAGTTTCACTGTAGTGCTGAGGGGCTTAATCAGTTAGCAGTTTACTTCGGATCGAAGTGGAATTTCTTTCATATAAAACCCGTTGAACTTTTCAAGTCAAAAACAATCGATTGGTTCCTACTCCCTCCCTATTATCTTCTGCCTGCTTCTCTGAAGGTATTAACATCCGTAATGATTTTTTCTTGGGAATCAGGTTGTGTGAGATCTTCAGTGCAGCAGATCATTTGGGAATAGGGTACGAGAAGCCTCTCTGCCTTAGATTCACATCATTTGATAGTACGGTTCGCTCCCTTATTTACCCGGAACCGCTGCCATGGAAACCTAGAATCGATTGGGTGGTGCTCCGTGTAGGGCCAGGAGTTATTATGGTATATTGGTTTTTCTGGACCATTCTGACAccttttaaaatgcacattagCCATGGTTTCATACGTATCTTGCCTGCCATATGGACCCACCTCAGCTTTCGTTCTACTTCACTTTGAAGGGCAATGCTGCTGTGGCCTCAGCTTTTCTGCACCGGCCCAGAATAGGTGGATTTTGCTGGTtctgtaataaaaaattatttcctTCAGGTGCACTCGGAACAGTTACTAAAATGTCTATCTAATGAATATAATTCATCCTGTGTGCTTTGAGATACATTATTTCAGATATTCAGAACTATAAGTTCTTGCTTTTAAACAAGTATACTTTAATTCTCATACAAATATGAAGTTAATCGTTTTTCTCACTTTTGGGTAAACTGAATAAAATAGAGATGTAGATTTTTACCTCACAAATAACTGTACAATTAAGAAACTAAAGTGAATGATCAAATTAAAGTTACGCACAACTACGGCAATTGTTTTTGTCGTTTAAATCTTGAATTTTTAGAGAAACTATAcactaaaatgttcaaaattgAATAAGCTGAACCAAAATTCTACTGTGCACAGAAAAAATTCACCCAAATGGCCCAAGCACTGTAAATTCATTATGAATGTATTAACACGACACAAAGCATACagtatgaataaacaaataaataatgcatgaGTCGGTTACTGCTTTGGGCCACGGTTTGATTGAATCTGTGACATCTGTGATGATTCCAAGGCTCtaaaattgctttatatatATCACAACAACTAATGTTTATTTCCACAGTGGGAAGTTTTTGAACGGTTTGGCTTGTTCAAGCTCGGCGTTCACGCAAAAGCAGAATATTACAATCCCTGTATTGATTCTGTAGAAAAGATGTGTGTATTTGCCGGGGAGTGTGTTTTTAGACCTTATCGTGCCCCAAAAGCTTCTACAATCTCCGGATATCCAATGATCAAATGGCAATCATTTTGTTCAGCTCAACACTTGAGTCAATGTATATTTAGGTACAGTATACAAGGCAAACAGTTCTaatgagaaatgtaaaaaaatatatgtcgTTTTACAATATAGTTACAGTACCATGTGACAAACAGTGTGGGGGAAACACAACATAACTCTACATCatataacacattttgtttcaCCTATGCACCATAATACGTGAGATGTCATCTGTCGTAATGCAGTATCAGTACagtaaaattacaaattaagTACAGTACAATGCCAGAGTAATTCAAGTTCAGAGTAGACGCTTGAAAACAAGTCATTAAACCTAAAACTGAGAGGCACACTAACATTGCAGCATTCTTTCTTAGCTCATGCAGGAACGATAACGTTTTCAGTTGTTTCATTAGGAAGACAAACCTTCCGATGTtttaattaataacattttattacacaCCCAGCCGTAAAATGCAGCTGGCTGTTTGAAAAAGGACCTGTGCTTTGCTCACAAGAAGGCATTACAAAACTATTGAAAACATACTGTGACATTTAAAAAGCCATCGAATTCTGAAATGCATCCAAAAGACCTTTCACAAACACAATTGGGCAAGATGTATTCACTTCCCATAATTGAGTGATGCAGATTTGACCATCCCAACTTTTACCTGGAATGGAAATGAATGTATACGGCAATGTAACTCATCTCTAGCCTGAGAAATGATGCTTGTAATGGCTTCTTGACAATCGAGACAAAGTTAACTTGCTTTTCACCTTTTGACACACGTGGGCGCAGAGCACTTAACATAAAATCAATACAGTATCTCGCGTGTTGGCAAAGACAATCGCGCAAATCATGCAAAGTACTAAGTAAAGTATCTGTGTGATATCGGGTTTGTACGTCACACTTGATCAGAAGGCAGCTTACCGAACACACTATACGTAAAATGTGGTGTTAAAGGAGCATGAGAAAGTTTAAAGGAAACTAGGCCTACTGTATGTTTTGCTCGCAAAATGAAAAAACTGGACgtacagaaaacatattttgtcatGTAAACAGTTTTCTTATTGCATTTCCATGTGACACTTTAAATCTAACAAagttttcaaaaacagaaatctGGAATCAAAATGTTagtgttttaaaacatcttGTGTTGAAGGAATGGTGGGTTGGCGTGACCTACCCAGGAATAAACAAATAGTGATCATGACTTTAATGatattatattttgaatatgcacaataaaatataattgaagTTAGAGTGTCTAACAATTCCAGCCAAAAGTTTAGTAAATGAATTGTCTGCACTAGGGTGATTGTTGCTGGTGTCATTTTAAGGGGGCGCAAGCCAAACAAAATCCAATTTACCCTGATAAAATTGAGCTACACGAAAGTTAGGGGAACAAAGTAAATGGGAAAAAGGTTTACCTGATTTGTTACTGTAGGAGCCAATTACAACACTTCAGAAGATGGCCGAATACCCACCTTCCTTTGGAAGtcacaaacaaaataacacCACACTAAGACTTTTTGCCCAAGTTTGATTGAATAACAGTTCTGTTTTCATTCATTGGGGAGACAGTGTGAAATGTTGCCTGGATTCATGccacaacacattttatattcaaGGCAATATTGACCCTGTGCTTGTGGAAAGGACAGGGGGATAAGCAAATATTACAGACTGAGTAAACAAAGAAACCCGAAAAATAACCCTactgaaatgaaatgtttacaaTTCAGCTTTAAGCAATTGTTGAACCAAGTAGCTGTATTTTCAATTTCTCCGCTACTGTAGGATATTTCTATCAAATATTGGAACATAATGTATTAGTGCCTTGACCGGAGATGAGTTAAGATCATTGTAGCTGAGGTGTAAAGTTGATGAAGCAAAATGGGAAAGTAGTGTATgagaaaaaatactgtaaatgggCCTCATTTACTAACAGTGCACAttacataaatactgtatttgtgcGTGAAACCAGCATACACAGGTTTTCAGACATTATCAATAGGTTTGTAGttgaaaatggttttaaattCAGGCTTACAAATTTttctaaaattaaataattgacAGCACCTTGTTGTGACTCGATGTGCATGCACTCATTCAAAAGTGCATGCTTAGAGCACAAAAACTTAAGAATGGGTGTAGGGTGGAGATTGTGAAGAAATTCTCAGATCAAgatgacttgggcatgttttgTGCAATGTACTAACCCTTCACGCAAACCGCTCATTTAAAAAGAATCCAGATTTAAACATTAGCATGACAATAAGCTCCTGTCATGAATCCAGCAGATAGtttctttgaaaacatttcgaaaaagtttttgaaaacaTCTCTGCACATATTCACAGTAATTAGTAAATGAGACCCAAATTCTTCATCGTCTGTAAATTGTCTGAAAAGTCTGCAATACGTGATTTTCTGACCTAAAAATGTTTcttgtgaataaataaagtgaaatgaataaataatttgtagaaattgtataaataaataaacaaacaaacagtggACAGTTGTGCCTTTAGCTACGgttcataaaaaaatctcattaatTTGCACCTTGCGTAGTCCAGAGGCTTATGCTTCTAATGATAAGCCATTCTTTCTGACCTGCCGTTACCACAATACGAACACACTCAATATCAAAAGCTATTTTATGGTCCACATCGTGAACCTCaatgtttccatttttaaaCTCTCCTAACGTTATATAGGAGGAGCACTGCCTTCCCTTTTTGGTTCCAACTAATTTCTCCCCCACCTCCAGAGCTCCATGATGCAAAATATCATTCTGACGATCATCTGTTCCTGTGATGATCTTcattttgcttatttttgtTGCCTTGTTGAACACTATGATGTAAAAGTCACCAGTGGAAGGAGATTTACCCCAAAAGTACTCATCAACACTACTGTACGCTTTGGCAGCATCATAGCtctcaaatacatttatattcgTGTAGAGACTGGCAGGTGGGTTGTCTGGAATATCAAACGAGTCTTCTTCAAAGTCATCGTCCTTGAGTTTATTCTCGGCCCCCTTATAGGAGGAATAGTAGCCCATGTGTTGAAACAGAGAGGGCTTGAAGCGAATCGCATCCTTCTGGGCCAGCAGGCCTCTGAAATGGATGAGCAGCCAATCGCAAGGCATCTCCTGATAGAACATGAGCAGGAAATGGGCGAGTCTGGGAAGGTCTCGCGAGTGGTACAGCTTCCCTATGTATCCCAGTTTAGAGAATTCCAGCGTCACCCAATAAGATCCCTCCCTGGAGGCCACTACCTTCTTCAAGGCAGTGAGAAAGTTTCGTGAGCAGCGGACGTCGTCTTCCAACATCATGTAGAAATCAGAGAGGTTGGTGCAGAAGTTGAGCAGAAAGGCATAATCTACATTCTGCTTGGAGCGAAAGCGTACCCTGTCCTCGGGATCATTATAGTTTCTCTTCAGCCCATCCAGGGATGGGTAATACTCCTCGGGCGCGTGGATGACCAGCAAACGTCCTGCGATGATATGGTGGCCAAACTTTCTTGAGATTTCTTGAACAAGACTCTCGCACCACGCAAGGTCAAAGTCCGCCAAGTGGACGACCACAACGATCTCTTTGAGCTCCTCATAGCTGGACTGGTCAAAAATAGACTTGATGGTCTCCAGCAGGTAGTTTCCTCGTTTTCTCTTCACAGATGACAATCCGATTGTGAGATATTCTGCAAAAACATTGAGTAAGTGAAGTGATCTGAAAAATGTGTTATAGCGGTGTATGAGAGGGATGCACTCTTACTCTTTCGAGGTAACGGCGTTCCAGCAAGATACCTATAAGTCACATTGATGGTTCCGGAAAAATTGGTGATGTCTTTAAAGGTATGAACATATCGCTCCGAGTTCAGCGGATGCATCGAAGTCTCACGCAACTGACGTTTATCTTCCTGCTGCAACACATGATAGccaagacagacagaaaaacagcCATTAGTCAAAGCATATTCACGATTCATAAAATATCTGCAAGACTCCCAGTAAAGCTACAAAGAGACTCCAAGACACGAGAAGAATGTGTTTTGCATCCGTGAGTAAATACTGCAGGTCGTAAATATTGTTGCACACTCTTGTGTAAGATCATCAGAGGTAAATAATGTCCTTTGAATTATTAATTGTATACAATATTACCTTCCCAAGACTCGTCTAGAATAAAATTATAGCTTATTAAATTCAATCATACTTCACTGCGTTTTTAGCACGCATGAAGCTATGCTAAATTTTCGCCGGGAGTAATGGTGTTTGTATTTCAATTAAATGGAGGCTATTTAGGAAATGGCTTCGTCAAAAAGGGGCACACCTTTTGCATAATGCAACAGACAAACACACGCAACATGTTATGATCACAAAGTTTTGATCGTAAAGTTTGCCTCATGAATTATAAATGCGTCTCATGCATTTGGCCTGCCTCTACATCATGAAATTTTTAACATCCCGAGCTCTCGTAATTAAACATGCACAGCACAACACCGGCAGACGTACACGCAACATTTAGTAATTAaagcacataaacaaaataagtttacagtACAGTGATAATTAATGCTAAATCACGTGCAACAGCTGTAGTGGAGTTGTTGTgaagtccacgattgtcttgtTATCTCCTTCAGTGGTGTTGTAAATGAATTGACCTATGTAATTTACCTGCTGTATTTCAACAGAGAACTCACCAGCACGTAACCATCCTCGATGTAGAGGTTTACGAAGAGCAGGAAGGTAATGAGAGCCACCAGGAAAGGAATGGTGGAACGTTTCCGGAAACATCTCATCTTGTCCAGATATTTTAACGCCAGTCTCATGATGACAACTCTATCAGTctaatctgaaaaaaagaaaaaaaagaaattatacTGCACTGgaataaac harbors:
- the mgat4c gene encoding alpha-1,3-mannosyl-glycoprotein 4-beta-N-acetylglucosaminyltransferase C, whose amino-acid sequence is MRLALKYLDKMRCFRKRSTIPFLVALITFLLFVNLYIEDGYVLQEDKRQLRETSMHPLNSERYVHTFKDITNFSGTINVTYRYLAGTPLPRKKYLTIGLSSVKRKRGNYLLETIKSIFDQSSYEELKEIVVVVHLADFDLAWCESLVQEISRKFGHHIIAGRLLVIHAPEEYYPSLDGLKRNYNDPEDRVRFRSKQNVDYAFLLNFCTNLSDFYMMLEDDVRCSRNFLTALKKVVASREGSYWVTLEFSKLGYIGKLYHSRDLPRLAHFLLMFYQEMPCDWLLIHFRGLLAQKDAIRFKPSLFQHMGYYSSYKGAENKLKDDDFEEDSFDIPDNPPASLYTNINVFESYDAAKAYSSVDEYFWGKSPSTGDFYIIVFNKATKISKMKIITGTDDRQNDILHHGALEVGEKLVGTKKGRQCSSYITLGEFKNGNIEVHDVDHKIAFDIECVRIVVTAGQKEWLIIRSISLWTTQGAN